CATCCTATTAACGAACTTCAGCAGAAATTCGATGGTAAAAGATATGGAGAGAGATTAAATGGAACTGATAACACAAATGATAATGTATCTTCTAATTGGCCTCTTTTCTGGCTTTATGAGTGGTATGTTTGGAATAGGCGGGGGTTCCATAAGAATACCACTACTTTATGCTGCTGGATTACCTTTATTAAGTGCTTTTGGAATAAATCTATTAGTTATACCACTGTCTTCCCTTATAGGTGCCATAGAACATAGAAAGAATATAGATTTAAACACTGCTAAATATGTAATAATTGGTGGTCTATTGGGCACAACAATAGGTGCATTTCTAACGGGGTTTATACCAACATTAGCCTTAGCAATTATATTTGTTATTATTTCAATCATAACAGTATCTGGAATTTATTTTGACAGAATTTTTTCAGAGACTGCTCAAAAAATCAATCCAACCGCTAAAACTATCATAATTGGAGCATTCTTTCTTAATCTTTTAACAATTATGCGTGGAGGTAGTGGAGGTAGTTTATTTCCTCCTTTTTTAAGGATTATGAAGCTTAACATACGAAAAGCGATAGCCACCTCTTTATTCGCAACTATTTTTACAGCAGTTGCGGGGGCTATTGTCTTTTATTCTCGTGGCAATATAATATTTCTTCCTGCTTTATTCGTTATGATAGGCTCAATAAGTGGAGCATGGATAGGGAGTTTAATATCTCTAAAGACAAAGCCTACCTGGTTAGAAATTGGACTTTCAGTATTTATTGTAATTCTTGCATTATTTGTGCTTATCAAAACAATATGATGATAACTAAAAAAATAAATTTGTGTAGTATGCAACAAGTAGGTCTATATTATATAAATAATTTGTATAGAAACGATGCGGGGCAAAATGGATTTGGTCGTAAATGAGGCAAAAAGATGAGCATTAGCGTAATAATTTTAATGATTTTGATTGGTATATTTACAGGTATAATAACCGGCTTAACAGG
This genomic interval from Deferribacterota bacterium contains the following:
- a CDS encoding sulfite exporter TauE/SafE family protein: MELITQMIMYLLIGLFSGFMSGMFGIGGGSIRIPLLYAAGLPLLSAFGINLLVIPLSSLIGAIEHRKNIDLNTAKYVIIGGLLGTTIGAFLTGFIPTLALAIIFVIISIITVSGIYFDRIFSETAQKINPTAKTIIIGAFFLNLLTIMRGGSGGSLFPPFLRIMKLNIRKAIATSLFATIFTAVAGAIVFYSRGNIIFLPALFVMIGSISGAWIGSLISLKTKPTWLEIGLSVFIVILALFVLIKTI